GCTGGAAGCCTTTGGTCTGCCCGGTGTACTTGGCCAGGCGCACCAGCGCGGCCTTGCGGCGATCCGGCGTTACCTGGTCGTCCAGCAAGGCTTCAATTCCGCTGTACACATAGCCCGCGGCGTTGATAAATGGCACATTGTGCGCGCGGGAGTAGTCCTGGCGCTTGAAGTCGCGCTGCGTGCTGTCGATCAGGATATCCAGGTCCTGGCGCACCAGTTCGTCTGGTTCGGACTTTTCGGCGGAGACCAGTTTGGCCAGAACAGCCTCGGTGTCCTTGCGCTGGGCGTCCTCGTTGGCCAGCGTTGGGACGGAAATATCGGCGTCAAACTGCGCCAGGCCCTGTCCGGAGGCCGATTCCGGAGAGTATTTCTTGTCCAGATCGAGCAGAAGCTGGGTGTAGCCGTCGGAGGTCCGGACCCAGGCAGGCTGCTTTTCCTGTGCCAGCAGGGGGAGTGCGGTAAGTGTCAGAAACGCGGCGGCGGTAATTTTCATGCTCATCCTCAGGTAATGAAGGCTTAGGGTAACGCATCTAAAGAAGTGGAGGAAGCTAATGCGAGCACGAGTTTTTACGGCGTGGATGCTTGCCTGTCTTATTTCAGGAGCAGCCAGAGGGCAGGGGACGGAAGCCACGCAGGGGGATTTTCATGGCCGCGTTGCCAGCGTCTATAACTTTTCTCCTCACATGATCAGCCCATCGCAGCAGAAGGAGAAAGCTGCGCAGATGGACGCCTTCTGGAAGGACGTAAAGGCTGACCCCGCTGGTATGCTGCCCCAACTGCGTGCCGAACTGAAGAACCCCCAGACGCCGCGCTTTTTCAAGTACGACGGCAGCGCCCTGCTGCTGAGCATGAGCCACTCGCCTGACGACGAAAAGCTGATTGCGGACACGCTGCCAGCCACCGACCTGGCCGATGTGGTGCCGCTGGCCTACTTCAACATGGTGCACAAGCTCTCCGTCGATGGTATGGATGCCACCCAGGCAGCGCTGCACCTGCTGGATGATGGGAACTTTCAGGTGGTTCTTCCGCAGCACGCCATGACCCTGAAGCGCCCCATGGCGCTGGTTTTCCTGCTGCTGCCCATGCCGGAAGAGAACTGGGCAGACGCCCTGGTGACGGAGTTCAACAAGGCGAAGAAGGATGAGACC
Above is a genomic segment from Terriglobus tenax containing:
- a CDS encoding HAP2/GCS1 family protein, coding for MRARVFTAWMLACLISGAARGQGTEATQGDFHGRVASVYNFSPHMISPSQQKEKAAQMDAFWKDVKADPAGMLPQLRAELKNPQTPRFFKYDGSALLLSMSHSPDDEKLIADTLPATDLADVVPLAYFNMVHKLSVDGMDATQAALHLLDDGNFQVVLPQHAMTLKRPMALVFLLLPMPEENWADALVTEFNKAKKDETKTTLLTAMFFAQTPQTDAVIAGAAQGGQSTAVQAEARRWLQTIADARQTKYKVKGKEPEIREARRAAAATVSDEALSDISAMTGRLVQVRK